The Chryseobacterium suipulveris genome window below encodes:
- a CDS encoding DNA gyrase/topoisomerase IV subunit A, whose product MEEQENHHEESLKKVSGLYKDWFLDYASYVILDRAIPSIYDGFKPVQRRIMHSMRELEDGRYNKVANIVGNTMKYHPHGDASITDAMVQIGQKELLIDTQGNWGNIYTGDSAAAARYIEARLTPFALEVVFNPKTTNWAKSYDGRNNEPIDLPVKFPLLLAQGVEGIGVGLSTKIMPHNFVELINASILYLKGKKFELFPDFLTGGMLDVSSYNDGERGGKIRARARIIQKDKHILCITELPFGKNTGDLIDSIIKANEKGKIKIKKIEDNTSDAVEINIQLNNDVSPDKTIDALYAFTDCEIPISPNACVIVGDKPEFLSVSEILRRNTDHTVSLLKKELEIELHELQEQWHFSSLERIFIENRIYHDIEEVKSWEEVIKTIDEGLKPHTKHLLRAVTEEDIVKLTEIRIKRISRFDLDKFKENIRSLEGKIEQVKHHLKNLIAYAIDYYSNILKKYGKGRERRTELRIFDTIDATKVAVANEKFYVNRDEGFIGTSLKKDEYLFDCSDIDDIITFQKDGTMKVVKVEAKTFIGKNIEHVAVWKKNDKRTVYNMIYREGRDGPYYMKRFSVTGVTRNTDYKLASDKKGSEMLYFSANPNGEAEVVTVLLKPNARVRKNKIDIDFSELAIKGRDSKGNLVTKYAVKKVDLKEEGHSTLAPRKIWFDDTVRRLNADARGTLLGTFKGDDKILTINANGEAKLVSFDLSNRFDDEYLILEKWNPDQPVTCIYFDGEKGIYFIKRFMLENTTNVQTFMPSEHPKSFIENVIVANNSTAEIIFAKDKGKEKEPETINIDEFIAVKGIKAIGNQFIKEKIKAINITIPEPEEEINPGFDEVEQNEGSVSFIDHDVRDEDFPEEGQIGSLFDE is encoded by the coding sequence ATGGAAGAACAGGAAAACCACCACGAAGAATCACTGAAGAAAGTCTCCGGTCTCTACAAAGACTGGTTTTTGGATTATGCGTCGTATGTAATTTTAGACAGGGCGATTCCGTCTATTTATGACGGTTTTAAACCGGTTCAGCGCCGAATCATGCACTCGATGCGGGAATTGGAAGATGGGCGTTACAACAAGGTTGCAAACATTGTCGGAAATACCATGAAGTACCATCCGCACGGTGATGCCTCGATTACTGACGCAATGGTACAGATCGGTCAAAAGGAGCTGCTGATCGATACCCAGGGAAACTGGGGAAATATTTACACGGGAGATTCCGCAGCTGCTGCGAGATATATTGAGGCGAGGTTAACTCCATTTGCTCTGGAAGTGGTTTTCAATCCAAAGACGACGAATTGGGCAAAATCTTACGACGGCAGAAACAACGAGCCGATCGATCTTCCCGTGAAATTTCCACTGCTTCTTGCACAGGGAGTTGAAGGAATCGGGGTGGGACTTTCCACGAAGATTATGCCACACAATTTTGTGGAACTCATCAATGCTTCAATCCTCTATTTAAAGGGCAAAAAATTCGAACTTTTTCCGGATTTCCTCACAGGCGGAATGTTGGATGTCTCCAGTTACAATGACGGCGAACGTGGCGGAAAAATCCGCGCAAGAGCAAGAATCATCCAGAAAGATAAACATATACTCTGCATCACCGAACTTCCTTTCGGTAAAAACACGGGCGATCTGATCGATTCCATCATTAAAGCCAATGAAAAAGGAAAGATCAAAATCAAGAAAATCGAGGACAATACTTCCGATGCGGTTGAAATCAACATCCAGCTCAACAACGATGTTTCTCCCGACAAAACCATCGATGCGCTGTATGCTTTCACCGATTGCGAAATTCCGATTTCTCCGAATGCGTGTGTCATCGTGGGCGACAAACCCGAGTTTCTTTCCGTTTCCGAAATTCTTAGAAGAAATACCGACCACACTGTTTCATTACTTAAGAAAGAATTGGAGATCGAACTGCACGAACTTCAGGAACAGTGGCATTTTTCTTCATTAGAAAGAATCTTCATCGAAAATAGAATCTACCACGACATCGAGGAAGTGAAATCATGGGAAGAAGTCATCAAAACCATTGACGAAGGATTAAAACCTCACACCAAACATTTGCTGCGTGCGGTTACGGAAGAGGATATCGTGAAACTGACCGAAATCAGGATCAAACGCATCTCGCGTTTCGACCTCGATAAATTCAAGGAAAATATTCGGTCACTCGAAGGAAAGATCGAGCAGGTAAAACATCATTTGAAAAACCTGATTGCTTATGCGATCGACTATTATTCCAACATCCTTAAGAAATACGGAAAAGGCAGAGAACGCCGAACAGAATTGAGAATCTTCGACACCATCGATGCGACCAAAGTTGCGGTGGCCAACGAAAAATTCTACGTCAACCGCGACGAAGGATTCATCGGAACCTCTCTTAAGAAAGACGAATACCTTTTCGACTGTTCCGATATCGACGACATTATCACCTTCCAGAAAGACGGCACAATGAAAGTGGTAAAAGTGGAAGCCAAAACCTTTATCGGAAAAAATATCGAGCACGTCGCAGTTTGGAAAAAGAACGATAAACGCACGGTTTACAATATGATTTACCGTGAAGGAAGAGACGGTCCTTATTATATGAAGCGTTTCTCCGTAACCGGGGTTACCAGAAATACCGACTACAAATTGGCATCAGACAAGAAAGGTTCGGAAATGCTCTACTTCTCCGCAAATCCCAATGGTGAAGCGGAAGTGGTGACGGTTTTATTAAAACCCAACGCAAGAGTCAGAAAGAACAAAATCGACATCGATTTCTCGGAACTGGCGATTAAAGGCCGCGATTCCAAAGGAAACCTCGTCACCAAATATGCGGTGAAAAAAGTGGACCTCAAAGAAGAAGGACACTCGACTTTGGCACCGAGAAAAATCTGGTTTGATGATACCGTTCGACGATTAAATGCCGATGCACGCGGAACTTTGCTTGGAACATTCAAAGGTGACGACAAGATTTTGACCATCAATGCAAACGGGGAAGCAAAACTGGTTTCCTTCGATCTGAGCAACCGTTTCGACGATGAATATCTGATCCTCGAAAAATGGAATCCTGATCAACCGGTGACCTGCATCTATTTTGATGGTGAAAAGGGAATTTATTTCATCAAGAGGTTTATGCTGGAAAATACGACCAATGTTCAAACTTTCATGCCATCGGAACATCCGAAATCCTTTATCGAAAATGTAATCGTAGCTAATAATTCCACCGCAGAAATTATTTTTGCTAAAGACAAAGGAAAAGAAAAGGAGCCCGAAACCATCAATATCGATGAATTCATTGCGGTGAAAGGAATCAAGGCAATAGGAAACCAGTTCATTAAAGAAAAAATTAAAGCGATCAACATCACGATTCCTGAACCTGAAGAAGAAATCAATCCTGGGTTCGACGAGGTGGAGCAGAACGAGGGGAGTGTTTCCTTTATCGACCACGATGTGAGAGATGAAGACTTCCCGGAAGAAGGACAAATCGGAAGTTTGTTTGATGAATAA
- a CDS encoding M20/M25/M40 family metallo-hydrolase, which produces MKLSFLSISTLLFSQETNLKNITKLTFGGDNAEAYFSPDGKKLTMQVTNPEIGAHCDQIYLLDLFNQNIGTKDLKLVSTGNGRTTCSFFMPDGKHILYGSTHEADKACPPKPAPRADGKYLWPIYAEFDIYVADLNGKIVKKLTDSPGYDAEAVVSPDGKYIVFTSTRSGDLELWRMDIDGKNLKQLTFGLGYDGGAFFSHDSKKLVFRSSRPTSEKDITEYKELLAQNLVAPTNMEIYTMNIDGTDLKQITNLGKANWSPYFHPSDKKILFSSNHHSTRGYDFQIYSIDIDGKNLRQITYESEFNAFPMFSPDGKKLVFASNRNGDKPHETNVFIADWIDTDLNETVSETNLKRTVTYLASDELQGRLTGSDGAKKASNFISNEFKKMKLKPLYGKDFKQNFEYSVKLNPHEESSSVKVKGNNVVGFLDNKAEKTIVIGAHYDHLGMNEHNNSTLMNSKGQIHNGADDNASGVSAVLELARMFSQNKTKEKVNYIFALFAGEEDGLMGSKFMAENLPKNQKIKTMINLDMIGRLNKDKALTIGGIGTSPTFGEMVKQYKPAGYNLAIDSSGVGPSDHTSFYLKDIPVLFLFTGTHNDYHKPSDDTEKINFDALRTITGYVFNLANAISETEIPFTKTKMSQSKAVPKYKVTLGVMPSYADTKDGLHIDGVSENRPAANAGIKAGDILTKIGSCEVKEVYSYMDCLSKINSGDELPVTVLREGKPITVMVKF; this is translated from the coding sequence TTGAAACTTAGCTTTTTAAGTATTTCAACCCTACTTTTTTCACAGGAAACCAATCTTAAGAATATCACGAAACTCACCTTCGGTGGCGACAATGCAGAAGCGTACTTCTCCCCAGACGGAAAAAAACTGACGATGCAGGTCACCAATCCCGAAATCGGCGCACACTGTGATCAAATTTATCTACTCGATTTATTCAATCAAAATATTGGGACCAAAGATCTGAAATTGGTTTCCACTGGAAATGGCAGAACTACCTGTTCTTTTTTTATGCCCGACGGAAAACATATTCTTTACGGCTCCACTCACGAAGCCGACAAAGCTTGCCCGCCAAAACCAGCGCCAAGAGCCGACGGAAAATATTTGTGGCCTATTTATGCGGAATTCGACATCTATGTTGCAGATCTGAACGGAAAAATTGTGAAGAAACTCACCGACTCTCCCGGTTACGATGCGGAAGCAGTGGTTTCACCCGATGGAAAATACATCGTTTTCACCTCCACAAGAAGTGGTGACCTGGAACTATGGAGAATGGACATCGACGGAAAAAACCTCAAGCAGCTCACTTTTGGGTTGGGTTACGATGGCGGTGCATTCTTTTCCCACGATTCCAAAAAACTGGTGTTCCGCTCTTCGAGACCGACTTCTGAAAAAGACATCACGGAGTACAAAGAACTTCTCGCCCAAAACCTCGTCGCACCGACTAATATGGAGATCTATACAATGAATATCGATGGGACGGATTTGAAGCAAATTACAAATTTGGGTAAAGCGAACTGGTCTCCTTATTTTCATCCATCCGATAAAAAGATTCTGTTTTCTTCCAACCACCATTCGACAAGAGGTTACGATTTCCAGATTTATTCAATTGATATTGACGGGAAAAATTTAAGGCAAATCACTTACGAAAGCGAGTTCAACGCATTCCCGATGTTTTCGCCTGACGGAAAAAAACTGGTATTTGCAAGTAACAGAAATGGCGACAAACCCCATGAAACGAACGTTTTCATCGCCGATTGGATTGATACTGACTTAAACGAAACCGTTTCTGAAACGAATCTCAAAAGAACAGTAACTTATCTCGCTTCAGACGAACTGCAGGGACGACTTACCGGAAGTGACGGTGCAAAGAAAGCGTCCAACTTTATTTCTAATGAATTTAAGAAAATGAAGTTGAAACCGCTGTATGGAAAAGACTTTAAGCAAAATTTTGAATATTCGGTGAAGTTGAATCCACACGAGGAAAGTTCATCGGTAAAAGTTAAAGGAAACAATGTTGTCGGTTTCCTCGACAACAAAGCGGAGAAAACGATCGTGATCGGTGCACATTACGACCACCTCGGTATGAACGAGCATAACAATTCCACACTGATGAATTCCAAAGGACAGATCCACAACGGAGCGGACGATAATGCTTCGGGAGTTTCTGCTGTGCTGGAATTGGCGAGAATGTTTTCGCAAAACAAAACCAAAGAGAAAGTCAACTATATTTTTGCGCTTTTTGCAGGTGAGGAAGACGGTTTAATGGGTTCGAAATTCATGGCTGAAAACCTTCCGAAAAACCAAAAGATCAAAACGATGATCAACCTCGACATGATCGGCCGCCTCAATAAGGACAAAGCTTTAACCATCGGCGGAATTGGGACTTCGCCTACTTTTGGCGAAATGGTGAAACAGTACAAACCTGCAGGTTACAATCTGGCAATCGACAGCTCTGGAGTCGGACCGAGTGACCATACTTCTTTTTATCTGAAAGATATTCCAGTTCTTTTCCTGTTTACAGGTACTCACAACGATTACCATAAACCAAGCGACGATACCGAAAAAATCAATTTCGATGCTTTGAGAACGATTACCGGTTATGTCTTTAACCTTGCAAATGCGATTTCGGAAACGGAAATTCCTTTTACCAAAACTAAAATGTCGCAAAGCAAAGCTGTTCCTAAATATAAGGTAACACTTGGTGTGATGCCGAGTTACGCCGACACGAAAGACGGACTCCACATCGACGGAGTTTCCGAAAACCGACCCGCCGCAAATGCAGGAATCAAAGCAGGCGATATTTTAACAAAAATAGGAAGCTGTGAAGTGAAGGAAGTGTATTCTTATATGGATTGTCTTTCGAAAATCAATTCTGGCGACGAACTCCCGGTAACTGTTCTTCGTGAGGGTAAACCGATTACGGTGATGGTGAAATTCTAA
- the tamL gene encoding translocation and assembly module lipoprotein TamL, which yields MGGKHILKYLQKYHIFFSSAITVFLLYACSTTKKVPDGEFLLVKNTFKYEDGKILDKEVPNYVSQKPNRKDLLLFPVGLWMYNATNPKYDSILNEYMTYPSEMRNQKLRDSLFIKYNHPEWIGKSLFYERFMHNIGQPPVILDQGKTETSANSIRKFFVYKGYWDADVKFSHDLDSAAKKAKANYLITHKDPTHISEYYYDIPDPAIKSIYEEDLNKSLVKGKQILDQTVLEKEVKRINDLMKDRGYYKFNSSNEEIYFTADTLQSRKNVPLTMEIHKDSVDTPYRKTTIGDLKVYVVEKISDVPDTEKDSLRGINFYKLDDQYKTNALWRPIILKTGELYQQKNLDLTKRNIAATNNFSIIKYDEIPRKENDSILDVSYYLAPLPKYDLKIAADINYSQILNLGISPSVDLTTRNIFGGMENLTTSISGIFGSVTNTKKPDQRILAYEIAAQGSLNFPRLLIPFKTWKVIPKSYSPTSSIVLGTSLQENLGLGRIGFNAGLNYFANVNDIVSHRLSLFNTQLSFTRNKDAYYDFFPGDREVRDDIFNLYSPTLLDQVNSGQMTSDDASATIMSDENFRNSLSADQLNQFNSFQQSLINKDRQTQDVLISSLIYNFIYNEIGKKDRPNPFYFNGKVELAGNIFSLFNAKQSQEGVVSGTSRKIFNIPYSQFIKFDFDVRKYFTFFDDKHTLALRQFIGIGIPYGNSSQMPFVRSYFNGGSNDIRAWRVFGGLGPADSQLDEKVRSYIMDNMKLTTNVEYRVPFTQMFEGAAFVDAGNIWNLKNNDLDDQFKFSKFLSQMGVGAGLGLRMNIAYITLRIDAAYKVYDPNQKPGEKWVIQKWQPLKPVINFAFGYPF from the coding sequence ATGGGCGGTAAGCATATTCTAAAATATCTTCAAAAATATCACATATTTTTTTCTTCTGCAATCACCGTATTTCTGCTTTATGCGTGCAGCACGACGAAAAAAGTTCCCGACGGCGAATTTCTGCTCGTAAAAAACACGTTTAAGTATGAAGACGGAAAAATTCTAGACAAAGAAGTTCCCAATTATGTGAGCCAAAAACCCAACAGAAAGGACCTCCTCCTTTTTCCTGTCGGACTTTGGATGTATAATGCGACCAACCCAAAATACGACTCGATTCTGAATGAGTACATGACTTATCCTTCGGAAATGAGGAACCAGAAACTCAGGGATTCGCTTTTCATTAAATATAATCATCCGGAATGGATAGGGAAAAGTTTGTTCTATGAGCGATTCATGCACAACATCGGGCAACCTCCCGTAATTCTGGATCAGGGGAAAACCGAGACCAGCGCGAACTCCATCCGTAAATTTTTTGTTTATAAAGGATATTGGGATGCAGATGTGAAGTTCAGCCATGATTTGGATTCCGCCGCCAAAAAAGCGAAGGCAAACTACCTGATTACCCACAAAGATCCAACGCACATCAGCGAATACTATTACGATATTCCCGATCCTGCCATTAAAAGTATTTATGAGGAAGACCTCAATAAAAGCTTGGTGAAAGGAAAGCAGATCCTCGATCAGACTGTGCTAGAAAAAGAAGTAAAGCGGATCAACGATTTGATGAAAGACCGCGGTTACTACAAATTCAACAGTTCCAATGAGGAAATTTACTTCACTGCCGATACTTTGCAAAGCAGAAAAAATGTTCCGCTTACAATGGAAATCCATAAAGATTCGGTGGATACTCCTTACAGGAAAACCACCATCGGAGATCTGAAAGTTTACGTGGTAGAAAAAATCTCTGATGTTCCCGATACCGAAAAGGATTCGCTGAGAGGAATCAATTTCTATAAACTTGATGACCAGTACAAAACCAACGCGCTGTGGCGACCCATAATTCTGAAAACTGGTGAGCTATACCAGCAGAAAAACCTCGATCTTACTAAAAGAAATATCGCGGCAACCAATAATTTTAGTATCATTAAATATGATGAGATCCCTCGCAAGGAAAACGACAGTATTCTGGATGTGAGTTATTACCTTGCCCCACTCCCAAAATATGACCTGAAAATCGCAGCTGACATTAATTACTCCCAAATTCTTAATCTCGGGATTTCGCCATCGGTTGACTTGACCACAAGAAATATTTTCGGAGGTATGGAAAACTTAACGACGAGTATTTCGGGAATTTTCGGTTCGGTAACCAATACCAAAAAGCCAGACCAGAGAATTCTTGCGTACGAAATCGCAGCACAGGGTTCATTGAATTTCCCACGACTTTTGATCCCGTTCAAAACATGGAAGGTGATCCCAAAAAGCTACTCTCCAACTTCATCGATTGTTTTGGGAACATCGCTGCAGGAAAATCTTGGTTTAGGAAGAATCGGTTTTAATGCGGGATTGAACTATTTTGCGAATGTGAACGATATCGTTTCGCACCGTTTGTCGCTCTTCAACACACAACTTAGTTTCACCCGAAACAAAGACGCTTACTACGACTTTTTTCCTGGGGATCGCGAAGTGAGAGATGATATTTTCAACCTTTATTCACCGACACTTTTGGATCAGGTGAATTCTGGACAAATGACTTCCGATGATGCATCGGCAACGATTATGAGTGATGAAAACTTCAGGAATTCTCTGTCTGCAGATCAGCTAAACCAGTTCAACTCCTTCCAGCAATCCTTGATCAATAAAGACCGACAGACACAGGACGTTTTGATTTCATCATTAATCTATAATTTCATTTATAACGAAATCGGTAAAAAAGACCGACCAAATCCTTTCTACTTTAATGGAAAAGTGGAACTCGCGGGAAACATTTTTTCATTGTTCAATGCCAAGCAAAGTCAGGAAGGCGTAGTTTCGGGAACTTCGAGAAAGATTTTTAATATTCCCTATTCTCAGTTTATCAAATTTGACTTTGATGTTAGAAAGTATTTTACCTTTTTTGATGACAAACATACGCTTGCTTTGCGGCAGTTTATCGGGATCGGAATTCCTTACGGGAACTCGTCCCAAATGCCATTCGTGAGATCTTACTTCAACGGTGGTTCCAACGACATCCGTGCATGGAGAGTTTTCGGCGGATTGGGTCCAGCGGATTCGCAACTTGACGAAAAAGTTCGTTCCTATATTATGGACAATATGAAACTCACCACCAATGTCGAATACAGAGTGCCGTTCACACAAATGTTTGAAGGTGCTGCCTTCGTCGATGCAGGAAATATTTGGAACCTGAAAAACAATGATTTGGACGACCAGTTCAAGTTTAGCAAATTTCTCTCGCAGATGGGAGTTGGAGCTGGGTTAGGTTTAAGAATGAATATTGCCTATATCACGCTCAGAATTGATGCCGCCTACAAAGTGTATGACCCGAATCAAAAACCCGGTGAAAAGTGGGTGATCCAAAAATGGCAACCTTTGAAACCCGTTATCAATTTCGCGTTTGGTTATCCGTTCTAA